The proteins below are encoded in one region of Metabacillus dongyingensis:
- the nirB gene encoding nitrite reductase large subunit NirB, whose protein sequence is MKKKLILIGNGMAGVRTIEEVLKVSGEEFEITIFGSEPHPNYNRILLSKVLQGDTEVKDITLNDWEWYQENNIQLHTGETVIKIDAEMKTVFSDSGRVERYDELILATGSNPFILPIAGADKKGVTAFRDISDTDEMLEASKKYKKAAVIGGGLLGLEAARGLLNLGMDVSVIHLAPSLMERQLDPIAGKLLQKELENQGMKFLLEKQTEAIIGNDRAEGLRFKDGTEIEADLVVMAVGIKPNTKLAKESGLSVNRGIIVNDYLQTNIPHVYAVGECAEHDGIAYGLVAPLYEQAKVLAKHICGNHTDPYKGSVVSTQLKVSGVNVFSAGDFIEGEDKKAIKVFDDQDGIYKKIVLRGNQIVGAVLFGDTNEGSRLFSMIQKQADVSGTSKVSILQPAGELAGSSLVESMSAEEMICGCNGVSKGTIVDAIQKQGCSSVDEIKACTSASRSCGGCKPLVAELLQCTLGEDFDAGSQKEAICSCTDLSRDEIVDEIKAKGLSHTKEVMNVLGWNTEEGCSKCRPALNYYLGMVKPTEYKDERESRFVNERMHANIQRDGTYSVVPRMYGGVTNAKDLRRIADVVEKYEIPLVKVTGGQRLDLFGVKKEDLPDVWKELDMPSGYAYGKSLRTVKTCVGEQFCRFGTQDSMSLGIALEKKFEGLQTPHKVKMAVSACPRSCAESGFKDIGYIGIEGGWELYVGGNGGTHVRGGDLLFKVKTEAEVMEITGAYLQYYRETANYLERTSAWIERVGLTHVQSVLEDKETCKKLNDRMNEALSVYKDPWKEIVNNDKTKKELFENVVMS, encoded by the coding sequence GTGAAGAAAAAGCTAATTCTTATCGGTAATGGAATGGCCGGCGTCAGAACCATTGAGGAGGTATTGAAGGTATCAGGCGAAGAGTTTGAGATTACGATTTTCGGAAGCGAACCACATCCGAATTATAATAGGATTTTACTTTCAAAGGTCTTGCAGGGAGATACAGAAGTTAAGGATATTACATTAAATGATTGGGAGTGGTACCAAGAAAATAACATTCAATTACATACGGGAGAAACGGTCATAAAAATTGATGCGGAGATGAAGACTGTTTTTTCTGACTCAGGAAGAGTCGAACGTTATGATGAGTTGATTTTAGCTACGGGATCTAATCCTTTTATTCTCCCTATTGCAGGTGCAGATAAAAAGGGTGTTACGGCTTTTCGTGATATAAGCGATACAGATGAAATGCTTGAAGCCTCCAAGAAATATAAAAAGGCTGCTGTCATCGGAGGAGGATTGCTGGGGCTGGAGGCGGCAAGGGGACTGTTAAACTTAGGTATGGATGTCTCTGTGATTCATCTAGCGCCAAGTTTGATGGAACGTCAATTGGATCCAATAGCTGGAAAGCTTTTGCAAAAAGAATTAGAAAACCAAGGGATGAAATTTCTGTTAGAAAAGCAAACTGAAGCGATAATCGGAAATGATCGGGCTGAAGGTTTGAGGTTTAAAGATGGTACGGAAATAGAAGCTGATTTAGTCGTAATGGCAGTTGGCATCAAGCCTAATACAAAGCTTGCAAAGGAAAGCGGGCTTTCGGTAAATCGGGGAATTATCGTCAATGATTACCTGCAAACAAATATTCCTCACGTATATGCGGTAGGCGAATGTGCAGAACATGACGGAATAGCCTACGGGTTAGTCGCACCGTTGTATGAGCAAGCGAAAGTATTAGCTAAACACATTTGCGGGAATCATACAGATCCATATAAAGGATCTGTTGTATCTACTCAATTGAAAGTATCAGGTGTTAACGTATTTTCTGCAGGCGATTTTATAGAAGGAGAAGATAAAAAAGCGATCAAGGTTTTTGATGATCAAGATGGAATCTATAAAAAAATCGTATTGCGGGGGAATCAAATTGTCGGCGCTGTTTTATTTGGAGATACGAATGAAGGCAGCCGTCTTTTCTCGATGATTCAAAAGCAAGCCGATGTTTCAGGGACATCCAAAGTATCCATCCTTCAGCCTGCAGGCGAATTGGCTGGATCAAGCCTTGTAGAAAGCATGAGTGCTGAAGAGATGATATGCGGATGCAATGGAGTATCAAAAGGAACCATTGTCGATGCTATTCAAAAGCAAGGATGCTCCTCAGTTGATGAAATAAAAGCTTGTACTAGTGCTTCCCGTTCATGTGGAGGCTGTAAGCCGCTGGTTGCAGAGCTATTGCAATGCACGCTTGGAGAAGATTTTGATGCCGGCTCCCAAAAAGAAGCGATTTGCAGCTGTACAGACTTATCAAGAGATGAAATCGTCGATGAAATTAAAGCCAAAGGATTATCGCATACAAAAGAGGTCATGAACGTTCTAGGATGGAATACAGAGGAGGGCTGTTCAAAATGCCGTCCAGCTCTGAACTATTATTTAGGGATGGTAAAACCGACTGAATATAAAGATGAGAGAGAATCACGTTTTGTAAACGAGCGCATGCATGCGAACATTCAGAGAGACGGAACATACTCGGTTGTACCCCGTATGTATGGCGGTGTTACAAATGCCAAAGATTTAAGGCGCATCGCAGATGTTGTAGAAAAGTATGAAATTCCGTTAGTAAAAGTAACTGGCGGACAGCGCCTGGATTTGTTTGGAGTTAAAAAAGAAGATTTGCCAGATGTATGGAAGGAGCTGGATATGCCTTCTGGTTATGCTTACGGTAAATCCCTTCGTACAGTGAAAACGTGTGTTGGGGAACAGTTCTGCCGCTTCGGCACACAAGATTCCATGTCACTTGGTATTGCCCTTGAAAAAAAATTCGAAGGATTGCAAACTCCGCATAAAGTAAAAATGGCCGTTTCTGCCTGCCCTAGAAGCTGTGCAGAATCTGGATTCAAGGATATTGGATATATTGGCATTGAAGGCGGATGGGAACTCTATGTAGGAGGAAATGGCGGAACGCACGTACGCGGCGGAGACTTGCTGTTCAAAGTAAAAACGGAAGCAGAAGTGATGGAAATCACAGGTGCATATTTGCAATATTACCGGGAAACGGCAAACTATTTAGAGCGTACCTCCGCATGGATAGAGCGGGTTGGATTGACTCATGTTCAATCTGTTTTGGAAGATAAGGAAACATGTAAAAAGCTTAATGACCGAATGAATGAAGCTCTATCTGTCTATAAGGACCCTTGGAAAGAAATTGTAAATAATGATAAAACAAAAAAAGAATTGTTTGAGAATGTCGTTATGTCTTAA
- the nirD gene encoding nitrite reductase small subunit NirD, giving the protein MVNNSLIKVLVCAADELPERLGKTVRVEGNEVAVFRLSDGRVRAVENRCPHKGGVLTEGIVSGEYVYCPMHDWKICLDDGMVQDPDNGCVKTYETIIDDNDIYLLL; this is encoded by the coding sequence ATGGTAAATAATAGTTTAATAAAAGTGCTGGTTTGTGCTGCTGATGAACTTCCAGAACGTTTAGGAAAAACGGTTCGTGTTGAAGGAAATGAGGTTGCGGTATTCAGATTATCTGATGGAAGAGTTCGTGCTGTCGAAAACCGCTGTCCTCATAAAGGCGGGGTGCTCACAGAAGGAATTGTCAGCGGTGAATATGTCTATTGCCCAATGCATGACTGGAAGATCTGTTTAGATGATGGCATGGTCCAGGATCCAGATAATGGCTGTGTAAAAACATATGAAACGATAATAGATGATAATGATATTTATCTTCTTTTGTAG
- the cobA gene encoding uroporphyrinogen-III C-methyltransferase, with translation MKKGKVYIVGAGPGDPELITLKAVKCLAAADVILYDRLVNPVLLDHAKEEAEFIYCGKIPGNHCVPQEVIQKLLIEKSLEGKTVVRLKGGDPFIFGRGGEEAEALARLGIAFEIVPGITAGIAAPAYAGIPVTHREYGGSFAFVTGHCTTGKPDNIRWEYLAKGVDTISIYMGIKNLPYICSQLQSCGKNPQTPIAVIEQGTTMNQRIVTGTLETIVETVKSEAVTNPAMIIIGEVVNLSQRLSWFSPRKREKVFI, from the coding sequence ATGAAAAAAGGAAAAGTCTATATTGTTGGAGCTGGACCTGGTGACCCGGAATTAATTACCCTCAAAGCTGTGAAATGTCTTGCAGCAGCAGATGTCATCCTGTACGACCGTTTAGTCAATCCTGTCTTGCTGGATCATGCAAAGGAAGAAGCTGAGTTCATATACTGTGGTAAAATTCCGGGAAACCACTGTGTTCCACAAGAGGTTATTCAGAAATTGCTCATTGAAAAATCTCTTGAAGGGAAAACAGTTGTGCGATTAAAAGGCGGAGATCCATTCATCTTCGGGCGGGGTGGAGAAGAGGCAGAAGCGCTCGCCCGACTTGGCATTGCTTTTGAAATTGTGCCTGGCATAACAGCAGGAATAGCAGCGCCTGCGTATGCAGGCATTCCTGTTACCCACAGGGAGTATGGAGGTTCCTTTGCTTTTGTCACAGGTCACTGTACGACAGGTAAACCCGATAACATCCGATGGGAGTATTTAGCTAAAGGGGTTGACACGATATCCATTTACATGGGGATAAAAAATCTTCCTTATATATGCAGCCAGCTTCAATCTTGCGGTAAAAATCCCCAAACTCCAATAGCAGTAATCGAACAAGGCACGACAATGAATCAGCGGATTGTAACAGGGACTCTCGAAACAATCGTTGAAACAGTTAAAAGTGAAGCAGTCACAAATCCGGCCATGATTATTATAGGGGAAGTTGTTAATTTGTCGCAGCGTTTATCTTGGTTTTCACCAAGAAAAAGAGAGAAGGTATTCATATAA
- a CDS encoding DMT family transporter, with amino-acid sequence MKNTLLGSLYLTLASSIWGGMYVVVKIVVSVIPPLELVWMRYLVAIAALLVIGLITRQNWRIEKRYFLLIAAIGVIGNTISIVAQETGTMLSTAQMGAIITSSTPAFMVIFARLILKERLTLKKGISVCLATIGVLLIVGIGDVNMSGTLGGIALLIAALTWALMSVLVKLLPSDYPQIVVTTYSILVALIVLTPFVLPRLHEINISELTHPTIWGGLLYLGIVSTAGGFLLWNRGLQMLNASSGGIFFFFQPVVGTLLGWLILGENIGVTFWIGSILILTGVLFVINEKK; translated from the coding sequence ATGAAAAACACCTTATTAGGTTCTTTATATTTAACTTTAGCTTCCAGTATCTGGGGCGGTATGTACGTTGTTGTTAAAATTGTAGTATCGGTCATACCTCCACTAGAACTTGTGTGGATGCGATATTTAGTGGCAATTGCTGCACTTCTCGTTATCGGCTTGATAACACGACAAAACTGGCGAATTGAGAAACGTTATTTCTTATTAATCGCAGCTATTGGGGTCATTGGCAATACCATTTCAATTGTTGCTCAGGAAACTGGTACAATGCTTTCCACAGCACAAATGGGAGCCATTATAACTTCTTCAACGCCAGCATTTATGGTTATTTTTGCTCGCTTAATCCTTAAAGAACGGTTGACGTTAAAAAAGGGGATCTCCGTTTGTTTAGCGACAATTGGAGTACTTCTCATTGTCGGAATTGGTGATGTTAATATGTCCGGCACACTTGGAGGTATTGCACTGCTTATTGCAGCATTAACATGGGCACTCATGTCTGTACTTGTAAAGCTTTTGCCAAGTGATTATCCACAAATTGTGGTAACCACCTATTCCATCTTAGTAGCCCTAATCGTGTTGACTCCTTTCGTTTTGCCGCGGTTACACGAAATTAATATCTCTGAACTGACTCACCCGACTATTTGGGGAGGACTCTTATATTTGGGTATTGTTTCAACAGCAGGCGGATTTCTACTCTGGAATCGCGGATTACAAATGCTTAACGCCTCAAGTGGAGGAATATTTTTCTTCTTTCAACCCGTGGTTGGAACATTACTTGGATGGCTTATTCTGGGAGAGAACATAGGTGTAACGTTTTGGATCGGTTCTATCCTGATTCTCACAGGTGTTTTATTCGTTATCAACGAGAAAAAATAG
- a CDS encoding MFS transporter, producing MKLNDLRKSGHAPSLFASFLYFDVSFMIWVLLGALGVYITKDFGLSPAEKGLIVAIPILGGSLFRLILGILTDRIGPRKTAIGGMLVTMIPLLWGWLLGESLAELYMIGILLGVAGASFAAALPMASRWYPPHLQGLAMGIAGAGNSGTLFATLFGPRLAESIGWHNVMGLALIPLSIVFVIYLLIAKDAPSQPAAKPVKEYFNVFKMKDTWYFCLLYSVTFGGFIGFTSFLSIYFVDEYGLTRVRAGDFVTLCVIAGSFFRPVGGFIADKIGGVKLLLFLFVGVAISMLGVSVLSSFTAVTVLLFLGMLFLGMGNGAVFQLVPQRFPEEIGFITGIVGAAGGVGGFLVPNILGTLKQITGTYDAGFAVFSVVGIAALTILISAQFSWRKTWIISKKSVKI from the coding sequence ATGAAATTAAATGACTTGAGAAAAAGCGGTCATGCCCCTTCCCTCTTTGCATCATTTCTTTATTTTGATGTCAGTTTTATGATTTGGGTTTTATTAGGGGCATTAGGGGTTTATATTACAAAGGATTTTGGACTTTCACCAGCTGAAAAAGGATTGATTGTGGCCATTCCAATTTTAGGAGGATCGTTATTCCGGCTCATTTTAGGTATTCTGACAGACCGTATCGGCCCTCGGAAAACAGCAATCGGCGGTATGCTGGTTACAATGATTCCCCTTTTGTGGGGATGGTTATTAGGAGAAAGTTTAGCAGAACTTTATATGATTGGAATCTTGCTTGGAGTTGCAGGTGCAAGCTTTGCTGCTGCTCTTCCTATGGCCAGCCGCTGGTATCCTCCCCACTTGCAGGGCCTTGCCATGGGGATAGCTGGAGCAGGAAATAGCGGTACACTTTTTGCAACATTATTTGGACCGCGTCTTGCAGAATCAATTGGCTGGCATAATGTAATGGGATTAGCCTTAATCCCTTTATCTATCGTTTTCGTCATTTATCTATTAATCGCAAAGGACGCTCCATCACAGCCTGCTGCTAAACCAGTCAAAGAATATTTTAATGTATTTAAAATGAAGGATACTTGGTATTTCTGCCTGCTATATAGTGTAACCTTCGGAGGTTTTATAGGGTTTACCAGCTTTTTGAGCATCTATTTTGTGGATGAATACGGGTTAACCAGGGTTAGAGCAGGTGACTTTGTAACATTATGTGTCATCGCAGGCAGTTTCTTTCGTCCAGTTGGAGGATTTATCGCAGACAAGATAGGCGGAGTTAAACTTCTATTGTTCTTGTTTGTTGGCGTTGCGATCAGTATGCTTGGAGTTAGTGTTCTATCATCTTTTACTGCCGTTACGGTTCTGCTGTTTCTCGGCATGCTGTTCCTTGGTATGGGTAACGGAGCTGTCTTTCAGTTAGTTCCACAGCGATTTCCCGAAGAAATTGGTTTTATTACCGGAATTGTAGGGGCAGCTGGCGGTGTAGGAGGATTTCTTGTACCAAACATACTTGGTACTTTAAAACAAATTACGGGCACATATGATGCTGGATTTGCCGTTTTTTCTGTAGTTGGAATTGCCGCATTGACGATCTTAATATCAGCACAGTTTTCGTGGAGAAAGACGTGGATTATCAGTAAGAAGTCAGTCAAAATTTAG